From Streptomyces sp. HUAS MG91, the proteins below share one genomic window:
- a CDS encoding immunity 49 family protein yields MAIHIPRHDFPVADVDETVRPIVQSAEEALSGIETSDFDRFDALDYSLTVAKWACLTDPAAEESPTWEAWITAMQVGSGLFISGASNEGPVACRIGSKGEIKHLPATGPQEYLHAGNWLTSYYLAVICRENERIDQLVRIPVSFLRASGMEFDEYIYAWVETLQNAWFGRPETWETLVTAIDGTDPAAPHIASAELMLKILYPPLEVFQRYQRQDPEPFNAALEQALTWHREYWTDDEARTRSGEGLVALGPLAIACMAFDADIPVEIESEYLPRHLLQRTWVGQLAT; encoded by the coding sequence GTGGCCATCCACATTCCCCGTCACGACTTCCCCGTGGCCGACGTGGACGAGACCGTGAGGCCGATCGTCCAAAGCGCAGAAGAGGCGCTCTCAGGCATCGAAACATCGGACTTCGATCGCTTCGATGCCTTGGACTACTCGCTGACGGTTGCCAAGTGGGCCTGCCTGACCGACCCCGCAGCGGAGGAATCTCCGACATGGGAAGCCTGGATCACTGCTATGCAGGTGGGCTCGGGCCTGTTCATCTCGGGGGCCTCCAACGAGGGGCCCGTCGCTTGCCGCATCGGCAGCAAGGGCGAGATCAAGCACCTGCCCGCAACCGGCCCGCAAGAGTATCTACACGCGGGCAATTGGCTCACATCCTACTATCTTGCAGTTATTTGCCGAGAAAACGAACGAATTGACCAGTTGGTCCGCATTCCAGTCTCGTTCTTGCGCGCCTCTGGAATGGAGTTCGACGAGTACATCTACGCATGGGTGGAAACCCTCCAAAACGCCTGGTTCGGGCGCCCTGAGACCTGGGAGACGCTCGTCACCGCGATCGATGGAACGGACCCAGCCGCACCTCACATCGCAAGTGCCGAACTCATGTTGAAGATCCTCTATCCGCCACTCGAAGTCTTCCAGCGTTACCAGCGGCAGGACCCGGAGCCCTTCAACGCTGCTCTTGAACAGGCTCTCACCTGGCACCGTGAGTACTGGACCGATGACGAGGCTCGCACACGAAGCGGCGAGGGCCTGGTAGCCCTTGGCCCGCTAGCCATCGCCTGCATGGCCTTCGACGCGGATATCCCGGTCGAAATCGAATCTGAGTATCTTCCCCGCCACCTCTTGCAGCGAACATGGGTCGGCCAACTGGCCACCTGA
- the eccD gene encoding type VII secretion integral membrane protein EccD, translating into MISQGAVSRNATVLSRVTLVGERRRVDLVLPSQEPVGLLLPEVMRLLGDREGERPQSRHLVTVDGSALAPDATLESSGVPDGAVLRLVRLEDSPSAPVIHDVSDEAAGDLDMQAWRWDARARQIAAVGACVGWALVASLLARAGFEARAVGVVLLVIATVAAAAGALLGRAGRKGLAAALIVAGSVVGMQGAWALAGAHGWSGAVRSEAVAGVVVVALLLLGWFTPMGRGALVGAGALAGAAVCWEVALATQSGGTDPVGSARAGALLAVMSVVVLGVLPRLALMASGLSGLDDRRSAGTSVSRFQVTTALAATHRGMALATVVMAVSAAVAGVQVVRTVTTWTVLLAMAVALVLALRARAYPLTIEVVTLVAASGAVMVRLAWLWLEQKGAAGPMALLAVLAVVPLGVLAVEPAEHVRVRLRKVGDVLESIGVIALFPLVLGVFGVYGRLLDTFA; encoded by the coding sequence GTGATTTCTCAGGGGGCTGTGAGCCGTAACGCGACGGTGTTGAGTCGGGTGACCTTGGTCGGTGAGCGGCGACGGGTGGACTTGGTGCTGCCGTCCCAGGAGCCGGTGGGTCTACTTCTTCCCGAAGTGATGCGGCTGCTCGGGGACCGAGAGGGTGAGCGACCGCAGAGCCGCCATCTGGTGACGGTCGATGGCAGTGCGCTGGCGCCGGACGCGACGCTCGAATCCTCGGGAGTACCTGATGGTGCAGTACTGCGATTGGTGCGCCTCGAGGACTCTCCGTCTGCTCCGGTCATCCATGACGTGAGCGATGAGGCAGCCGGCGATCTGGACATGCAGGCGTGGCGCTGGGATGCGCGGGCTCGGCAGATCGCGGCAGTGGGCGCGTGCGTGGGGTGGGCGCTGGTCGCCTCCCTCTTGGCGCGGGCCGGGTTCGAGGCACGGGCAGTAGGCGTTGTCCTGCTGGTGATCGCGACGGTGGCCGCGGCGGCCGGTGCGTTGCTGGGGCGGGCCGGGCGTAAGGGGCTTGCCGCGGCGCTGATCGTTGCGGGGTCGGTGGTCGGGATGCAGGGAGCGTGGGCGCTTGCGGGTGCCCACGGCTGGTCCGGCGCCGTACGGTCCGAGGCCGTGGCCGGTGTCGTAGTCGTAGCGTTGCTGCTGCTCGGTTGGTTCACGCCGATGGGGCGTGGCGCCTTGGTCGGTGCAGGTGCTCTGGCCGGAGCGGCGGTGTGCTGGGAGGTCGCGCTCGCCACGCAGTCGGGCGGGACCGACCCGGTTGGTTCGGCTCGTGCGGGGGCGCTGCTCGCAGTGATGTCCGTGGTGGTGCTGGGTGTGCTGCCCCGACTCGCGCTGATGGCATCCGGGCTCTCCGGTCTGGACGACCGGCGCTCGGCAGGTACGTCGGTGAGCAGGTTCCAGGTGACGACCGCACTGGCCGCCACGCACCGCGGGATGGCGCTCGCGACGGTCGTCATGGCCGTGTCCGCGGCGGTCGCTGGTGTGCAAGTGGTGCGTACGGTGACCACGTGGACCGTGCTGTTGGCCATGGCCGTCGCCCTCGTGCTGGCACTGCGGGCGCGCGCCTATCCGCTCACCATAGAGGTCGTAACGCTGGTGGCCGCGTCGGGAGCAGTGATGGTGCGGCTGGCCTGGTTGTGGCTGGAGCAGAAGGGCGCGGCGGGTCCGATGGCGCTCTTGGCGGTGCTGGCCGTGGTGCCGTTGGGGGTGCTGGCCGTGGAGCCTGCCGAGCATGTGCGAGTGCGGCTCCGCAAGGTCGGTGACGTGTTGGAGTCGATCGGAGTGATCGCCCTGTTCCCGCTGGTGCTCGGCGTGTTCGGGGTGTACGGGCGACTGCTCGACACCTTCGCGTGA